AATCCGAACTCGAACGCACCTTACAGGAGAGTCCGCGTATTCAGCACAGTCCTCGGCAAGGTGGATACGTTCTGGAGGACCCATGAGCCAGGCACGGACCACCGAGAACGCGGACGATCCGGTGGCGTACTTCCTGCAAGACATCGAGTTTCAGGGCAAATCGGCCCGTACACGGGAGTCCTACGAACGGGTTCTCCGTGAGTTCGAGACCTATCTCGGCGCGAACGACATGGGCGGACTGGACGACGCGTCCTACAGGGACTGTATGTCCTGGATTCACACGCTCCGTGGCTCACACGCCGAAAGTTCGATCGCGACGTACGCGTCCTACCTCCACAGGTTTTACTCCTACATGGTTCAGGTCGGTGTCTTCGACGCCAACCCGATGACCGTCGTGATCGAGGAGATGGACGAGTCGATCCACACGGATCCGACAAGACGGGACCTCGCGATCGAGGAGATGCGGGGGTTCGTGGAGACACTACAACACCCGCTGGCCGACGGTATCGTTACGACACTCCTCAAGACCGGGATGCGATCCGGTGAACTGTGCAATCTCGACGTCCGCGACCTCAATCTAGACGGGACCACACTCTCGAACGCCGGGCTGGACGAAGTCAGACCCCAGCTCGAGGGCCGTCCGGACTCGATATACGTCGACGATGCGCCCGAACGCGGCGAGCACATCAACGGCGAACGACGCAGCGCCTCGAACAAACGCAAGCGAGCGACGGTCGTCCCGATCGATTCGGAGCTGAAAGCGACGCTGGAGCGATGGCTCGCCGTCCGACCGGACCCGGCGTCACCGGCCGATCCCGTGTTCGTGAGCACGACCCGGAACTGGGGAGAACGCGTCACGATCGATGCCGTCCACCATATCGTCGCGACCAACGCGGAACGCATGGGATGGTATCGGACCGGCGGCGGTGCCGACGAGAACGTCACACCCCACTACTTCCGGCACTTTTTCACCACACACCTCCGGGACCGGACCGGCGATCGCGGGATCGTCAAGTACCTCCGCGGCGACGTGGCTTCGGACGTGATCGACACCTACACCCACAACTGGGGAAGCCGTGTCCGTGAGACCTACGAATCTCACATCTATTCGCTCTCCTGACCGGGATCTCGTGCCCAATCATCAGTATGATTATTAAATTAAGCATATATTAATTGTCTACTGGACAACGCATAAACCATATACCGCTATATGCAAACTGCTGGTTCGACCACCCCACAGACCCCGTGATGTAGCTCGTCCGATCACGAATCGTTCACCGGACGGTGTACAGTCCCTGGGTCAGTATCGAGCCCGGGAGCATGATACGATAGCTACTTATTTATTCGCTCGTCCGGACCGTTCTGTATGTCAAAGGCCGATGCCGAACGCTCGAAAGCGACGGTCACCGCCGAGAATATCGGTGGTATTTCGCGAACCGAGGTCG
This Halorientalis sp. IM1011 DNA region includes the following protein-coding sequences:
- a CDS encoding tyrosine-type recombinase/integrase, whose product is MSQARTTENADDPVAYFLQDIEFQGKSARTRESYERVLREFETYLGANDMGGLDDASYRDCMSWIHTLRGSHAESSIATYASYLHRFYSYMVQVGVFDANPMTVVIEEMDESIHTDPTRRDLAIEEMRGFVETLQHPLADGIVTTLLKTGMRSGELCNLDVRDLNLDGTTLSNAGLDEVRPQLEGRPDSIYVDDAPERGEHINGERRSASNKRKRATVVPIDSELKATLERWLAVRPDPASPADPVFVSTTRNWGERVTIDAVHHIVATNAERMGWYRTGGGADENVTPHYFRHFFTTHLRDRTGDRGIVKYLRGDVASDVIDTYTHNWGSRVRETYESHIYSLS